One window from the genome of Pelobates fuscus isolate aPelFus1 chromosome 13, aPelFus1.pri, whole genome shotgun sequence encodes:
- the SOCS4 gene encoding suppressor of cytokine signaling 4: MAENIEDKVNNLDVRPKNSRSRSADRKDGYVWSGKKLSWSNKSGHSLDTDTENVNDKKDGSARSQERKHSCSSIELDLDRSCGHKLLGRSLKQKLQDAVGQCFPIKACSSRYSSSLSSKRKIHISELMLDKCPFPPKSDLAYRWHLIKRHTAPVNQSQEEWVTGDLPQIDGKEMQIGESATDEGGDTLSIGHASTCEVNVDVVESVTTRATRIIKEGSDVESDDEVVTLCTSSRKRNKPKWEPDDEPFHAETPPKYHTQIDYVHCLVPDLLQINNNPCYWGVMDRYAAEALLEGKPEGTFLLRDSAQEDYLFSVSFRRYSRSLHARIEQWNHNFSFDAHDPCVFHAPNVTGLLEHYKDPSSCMFFEPLLSSPLNRTFTFSLQHICRTVICNCTSYDGIDALPVPSSMKLYLKEYHYKSKVRVRRVDVPEHQK; encoded by the coding sequence ATGGCTGAAAATATCGAGGACAAAGTCAATAACCTTGATGTGCGACCCAAGAACAGTCGCAGTCGAAGTGCAGACAGAAAGGACGGCTATGTATGGAGTGGGAAGAAGCTCTCCTGGTCAAATAAGAGTGGACACTCATTAGATACAGACACTGAGAATGTTAATGACAAAAAGGATGGGTCTGCTAGGAGCCAAGAACGGAAACACAGCTGTTCTTCTATTGAACTAGATCTGGATCGCTCTTGTGGACATAAGTTATTAGGCCGGTCGTTAAAGCAGAAACTGCAGGATGCTGTAGGTCAGTGTTTTCCCATAAAGGCTTGTAGCAGCCGTTACTCATCTTCTTTGTCTTCCAAGAGGAAAATTCATATCAGTGAACTGATGCTGGACAAGTGTCCCTTCCCTCCAAAATCCGATCTGGCTTACAGGTGGCATTTAATTAAAAGACACACAGCTCCAGTAAATCAGTCACAAGAGGAGTGGGTGACTGGTGACCTTCCTCAGATCGATGGCAAGGAGATGCAAATCGGGGAGAGTGCCACAGATGAAGGAGGGGACACATTGTCAATTGGGCATGCTTCCACCTGTGAAGTCAATGTAGATGTTGTAGAATCTGTAACAACAAGAGCCACGAGAATCATTAAAGAGGGTAGTGATGTTGAGTCAGATGATGAGGTTGTTACTCTTTGCACGAGTTCTAGAAAGAGAAACAAACCAAAATGGGAACCAGATGATGAGCCTTTTCATGCCGAAACACCCCCTAAATATCACACTCAGATCGATTATGTGCACTGCCTTGTTCCAGACCTCCTTCAGATCAATAATAATCCATGTTACTGGGGGGTAATGGATCGGTATGCTGCTGAGGCCCTCTTAGAAGGAAAGCCAGAGGGCACATTTTTACTGCGGGACTCTGCTCAAGAAGATTACTTGTTTTCCGTTAGTTTCAGACGTTACAGTCGCTCCCTACATGCTCGGATTGAACAGTGGAACCATAACTTTAGCTTTGATGCCCACGATCCATGTGTTTTTCACGCTCCCAATGTTACAGGCTTGCTGGAACATTACAAAGACCCCAGTTCGTGCATGTTTTTTGAACCCCTTTTATCGAGCCCTTTAAACAGAACTTTCACCTTTTCACTGCAGCATATATGCAGGACTGTTATTTGTAACTGTACTAGTTATGATGGCATAGACGCACTGCCCGTGCCATCATCCATGAAACTGTATTTGAAAGAATATCATTATAAATCAAAAGTGCGAGTCCGTAGGGTGGATGTACCGGAACATCAGAAGTGA